ACGTTAAGTCTTCAAAGTATTCTCTGAAAGGACAAATGTGGTCCTTTAGGGTTGTATATTGAGTCTGTGttgttttaaatatcaatatataaCTTGGAATTGGTTGCACTTGAATTGAATGAGAAACAGTTTGGACATGATGAGCAGAGAGAGAACATTGTTGGTGGTACTTTTACTTATTCTAATCCACCATATTTGTGCTACCAAGGACCACCAAGAACACCTTTGTCCCCCTTCTTCCTGTGGCTACATCACCAACATCACTTATCCATTTCGATTACAAGGCCACCCAGAGAATTGTGGTGACGAAAGGTACGAGCTTGGTTGTCAGAATAATGTTACTGTGTTGTATCTGAACTCTGCACAATTCCATGTTCAGGCAATCAACTACGACAACTACACCGTGAGAGTGGTTGACCCTGCTCTTCAACACCACAACTGCTCCTCCCTTCCTCTTCGTTCCCTCTCTCGCTCCAATTTCTCTGATACTTACACTGACTCCGCGGATCTATACATAGCCAGTCTATATCTGTATCTAAATGGGGAATCTCTGAGTTTCGAGCATATAGTGTTTCTGAACTGTAACCATTCGGTGAGAGAGAACGGGAAGTATGTGGAGAGTGGTGAGTGCGTGAAGTGGGACTCAAAAGGCTATGCATATGCAGTTGGTGGAGACCTAAAAGCTGAGGACTTAGAAGTTGGGTGTGACGTGAAGCTTGTTGCTCCCACATCGTTCAGGACTTTCAATAGGCATTCATACGCTGCCATTCACAGGGCTCTCGCCTATGGATTTGAGATCTCTTGGATACACCTCGCCTGTCAGAATCATTGTCATAATGAATTTTGCTATTTCAACTCTTCTAGCCAGAACTTTCACTGCTTTTACATGGGAGGTGCGTTATATACTAATTTTGTCTACTTTtcatgttaaattaaattagtatattattaagttaaagcataattttgttttcatttttaatatctttatttgATACTCGTTTTTATATAGGAGGTACACAATTAGTAATTTCTACCGATGTGAATTTTTTGTTATCatctcttaaaatatttaaaatatgtttgatcCCTTTAACTTGCCACATTTTTTTGTATTCCATAGCTTACCTATTCACTTCACTTTCTATAATAACAATCTTTGTAAGATTATTCTAATTTTGTAtagttttattcttaaattaaatcatttagattttttatttctttaattgatACTCGATTGTCTTCAATTAacattttacataattatattcAAGTATTAGGAAAATCATATTTCATCCactttttgagaattttttgAAACAAAGTTTGAATCATTTATGTTAATAATTCAACGAACTTttagaaagaaatataatatttttatcttttatattttacatgcATTTATAAGAACTTCTGcattaaattaacatttattattttaaaataaatgaaaagctTTTAAACTTGTTTACCGCTATTAATAACTGTTGAGATAATCAGAATCCTAAAGTTGATGTTTTGTTTCATTTCAGACATAACGGCATTACAATTGTCACCGGTGTTACCTGGTAAGATCTTATCATCTTAATTTCTCAATACTTTAATTACAAGAGGAGTAGAGCTTTTAACAATGATTAAAATAGACTTTTTAACAgtagttttaaaattatcattagtAGAAATGCTATTCAAATAATAGAACATTTGGTCACGGTTAAAGATACAATCGTctgtcactagtaaaaaaacggGAAACTAACACGtcatatacgcttcggttacACAAAATCCGAAGCGTAAAagactatatgcctcggttacaACTTGACCCGAGGTCGAATGGTAATACTGTCTCGGTTAGAAGCAGACCCGAGACCTATACATCTGTCCGAGGATACAACTTTTTTGAAAAAGCGCTATTGCCTCGGGTTACCCAGACGACCGCTGCCTATACAGTTACTACCTATACTCTGAACCTTTTCATATTTTCACACTCGAACAACATCTTATTTCTCGGTGCTCTCCCTTCCCCTCTGTGCTCTCCCATTCTTCCCATTGCCGTGCACAGTCCAGACGACCGCCGCTGCCTCCAGACACCGCTGCCTCCAGACGCCGCTGCCTCCAGACGACCGCCGCTGCAGATCTGCCGCTCCAGATCCGTCGTCGCTGCTGCCGCTCCAAATCCGCCACCGCTCCAGATCTGCCGTTGTCGCTGCTGCCTCAGCCATTCTTCCCCTCCGCGAGTGATTGGAAACCCTAAGGGAGCTTCTTGGTTCTTCTGCTTGTTGTCAAATCTACTCTtgttcttctgcttcttcttcataTCTGGTTTTGGATTTTTAGTTTTGGgattttctggttttggatttTCTGGTTTTGGGATTTTCTTGTTGCAGAAAAGCAATTTCACTTGCACCACTCAACCGTCAGAGCCACTTCTCGGGTTGAAGGTTTACACATGATCAATCAACGGCAATGGGAATTCTCTGTGAcatgaaaattgatttttggATCTGAAGAGCACGGTTCCATTGTGTACTAAaatctgagaaaaaaaaaatataatgtttcggttcttagataaccgaggcataattcTGTACTGTTTTATCTCGACATCTGACCAAGACATAAAACGTgtcctttttacctcgtccaTGTATGcatcggttctacaaccgatGCCTATAAGAAAAACTAACCGGtgtatttctttattattgtaCTAGTGTGTATACTTTTCTTAATATTTGTTCTGAATTGATTAGGGATAAAAAATAAAGGTGTTCTTatctaaatttgtttaaattatttttattgtatagtaaaatgaataaaagtatgagtaatatttaatatttttaaatttaatggaGAGAGGTGTGTATATACATCAATGCTCAAAGTTGtctatgttttaaattaatgaaacatttttaatgtattaggtaattaaaaaaattatttatattattttctttaatcatTTGTTACATTTCACCAAAAAACTCTTCTTTTACTATTACATTGTTTAGCATTCTCTCGCAAGACCTATTCGATGTCTATTAAATTCACTAAATTTTTTAGGatactttatcttttatttgtaacttcaattatacattttttttcttttgattttcttcataagaattacattttaaaaaacgCAAAACCTCCACTTTATAGAATTAAATTGTGTGAATCCGTGGTTTataagataaactaaaaaatttatcattccttttattttttttaatttcatttcatttgaagagttcttaatttttattctctcaTTCAATGATTCAACTCGttataaatctattaaattCACTAAAATTCTTGAAGCGCTTTCACTCTtagcatttaaaaaatattaaatattagttaTCATGAAATTTCAGGATATATAtgattgttatttaattatgttttcaaatatgtataatttctatttaattattatttaaaaaaataataaatattgtacttatcatgaaattttaaataataaatatgtattctttgttgtgatttttctaagaaaaacatttaattaatatttaaaacattgtgAGAATTGgctacaaatatattattatttgatgagGTTGAAGATAAGATACAACTTTTAtacctaattaataaaaatgagacGTATACGTTTTTCTTACAAGATAGAGATAAGTATAGCCAGATTCACATTCATCTTATCATATGAAAGTCTTTTAAGTATGTTATTTTAGACCTTGTTTTACGTAAATTTACGTCAAACCTAACACTTGACATAAACCTTTTgtacttttcttaaaaaaaaattgaacaaccATCACAAAACACCCATAACAATCTTGAATGACAAAATGACAATATAAGGAAATATATAGCACTTACACACTTAGACCCACAAAAACACTAATACAATCGAAGCTTTCATCACGAAACATTCATATTCACCTCAAAAACCCTATAAGCAACAAAGAGAGACATTATTGTTTATGAATTCATGTCGAATTGATCtcttgataaaaatatataatatatcatttaaagTGGCTTGTGTGATTGCTTATCTCCATCATGAGTATGAATGCAAATTTTGCATTTTGATATAAAACCCCATAATATGTTATTCGATGAAAACTTTATCTCAAAGGTTTCTAACTTTGGATTAGCAAAGTTATATTCAACAGATAATAACATAGTCACAAAGATGGCAACAAGAGGAACCATTATATGCCTCCATAATTGTTCTACAATAATATTGGAGGAATATCTCATAAAGCTAATGTTTATAGCTTCATAATGTTGTTGATGGAGATGACAAGCAAAAGGAAGAATCTAAATTCCCGTGTAGAAAAAATCAAGTCAACTTTAGTTTTCACTTTGGATTATAATCATATTAGAGAAGAggaaaataaagatataaaagatgGGATGTAATATGGGAGGCACTAATTTAGAAAACAAGGACTACAAGATGGGATGTAAGCTAGAAATTCCTTGAAGTGCATAATTTGGTGTTGCTAAGGAAAGATGGTGGCAAGGTGATAGTGGAAGATAGCAAATGGTTGTAAATGTTGATCGAATCACTTGATTCCATAATCAAACAAGTTTATCTTAGGTTTAGGTTAGGAAACAAGGATGTTTTGGTCAAGATAAGTGCATACAATTATCATTACGAGGACAAAGATGCTTTTGAAATAGCTTTAAAAAGAGTGACAACTATTGACACTTTAATAGTAGTAAATAAGCCCATTGAGGCACGGAAAGAAATACATTGAGTGACAACTATTGACACTTTAATTGTTATATTACCAATGAATTTCTCTCCATCCGTAATGTTGTGTTTTCTTggtattatttaatgttatttaccTAAGATAAAAAGATTATGATTTGCAGATTTGAGGTATGGAAATACGTTCTAAGGGTTAGAGGAACACAAACTGAAGCTaatttgctttttcttttgacAATCTCATTGAATTAGGTCTTAGCACATATTAATCTTACTGAGAAATTCATTTATAGATGACAATGTCATAATTGAGTTTATTAATAGTTGTTTATGCTAGACATTGAATTTACTTTCTTTGAATGTTAAATGGATATGTAAAGTTTCGATTTATGaatgaaaatttactttttaacaaatactttattatattacattacCAGTGTAACTACACATGTAAAATTTCTTGCAGGCATGCTTACTGGTATGGCCGCTTACaaaattttgtttggattgCCATTCTTAATTGTGATTTTCATATGTAAATGGAGGAAAAGACATTCATCAATgtatgaaaatattgaaaattaccTTGAACAAAATCACTTAACACCTATCAGATACTCATACAAGGAAATTAAGAAGATGACGGGAAGTTTCAAAGAGAAGTTAGGTGAAGGAGGATTTGGCTCTGTGTTTAAGGCAAAGTTACGGAGCGGACCTTCTGTGGCAATCAAAATGTTAGGTAAAGCCAAAGGAAATGGACAAGATTTTATCAATGAAGTTGCAACTATCGGAAGAATACATCATCAAAATGTGGTACAATTAATTGGATTTTGTGTTAGTGGCTCAAAGCGCGCTCTTGTTTATGAATTCATGCCCAATGGATCTcttgataaatttatattttcaggAAATGAAAATACAGATTTTAgctatgaaaaaatatataagatatcGATTGGAGTAGCTCGTGGAATTGCTTATCTCCATCATGGATGTGAGATGCAGATTTTGCATTTTGATATCAAACCCCATAATATCTTATTGGATGAAAACTTCATCCCAAAGGTTTCTGACTTTGGATTAGCAAAGTTATATCCAATAGATAATAGCTTAGTCACAATGACACAAGCAAGAGGAACCATTGGATATATGGCTCCAGAATTGTTTTACAATAATATTGGAGGAATATCCAACAAAGCTGATGTTTATAGTTTCGGAATGTTGTTGATGGAGATGGCTAGTAAGAGGAAAAATCTAAATCCCAATGCAGAACACTCAAGTCAACTTTACTTTCCCCTTTGGATATATGATCATATTAGAGAAGAGGAAGATATAGATATAAAGGATTTGAGCGAAGAGGAAAAGCTAATAGTAAAGAAAATGATCATAATTGCACTTTGGTGTATACAGTTAAAACCAAAGGATCGTCCCTCAACGAACAGAGTTGTAAAAATGCTTGAAGAAGACATTGAAGATTTGGAAATACCTCCAAAACCTACTTTATATCCTAATGAAATGATTTTAGAGGATCAAACAACCAGTTCTATCTAAACAATTTTGAAAGAATTCATCTAGTAGTGATTGAATAAAGGAAATTGCAGGTTGCGGGATTGCGGGAAAAAAGAGATTGAGAGTTCGCATTGCATATTGgtgaaaaattagaaaagggAGAAGCAAGTGAAATGTTATATTTGTAGTtctttaattaatgataaatatgTTTTGATATCTACAATTCTACTACTGCAATTTATTGTACCTGTTATTTGAATAATagatgtaaatattttttaaataatatgctTTCTATAGTAGTGTAGTGCAAACTTCTTATTAATCCATGTAAAGTAAATTAATTGAATCATTTGATAAAGTATATTATTTGAAATGCACACCTGTGTGAAGTTGTATAGCTTGTCATTTTACAGATAGTTGTAACCAATAAAATTATGCTCAACCAATTAATCAGTCGACCATAGTATAGTAAGTCATTTTactaattttcattttggataaattttaaattttatcataataactAGTTTAGGGTCTCATagcttttttaatatatgtaatttCCTTCAAGTAGAAACTGAACACAACCTCGATCTCTACCGCTGTGGACTCCAtggaaaaatttatatatttttcaattgagttactattatttaatttttctgttataCTGTGTCTTTACTTCGTTTAGATGtcttcatatattattttataataatattaaataacataattttgtaattaacataataattgaCTTTTTGCATAGGGGTAAATGAAATCAATAAGGAACATAAGCTTAAAGTATGCAAGTGATGAAGTGAGATTAACGAGTAATCGTGATGGTTTGCGCTATGTGATTTAGGTTTGATAATTTGCAATCAttgtttttattactttatttttatcttttattagtatttttattattacctTTTAAAGAATTAAggtttttattcaataaattgaaaaatataaatatttggtttgcatttgtaaaaatattgtataGATAATTGGAAGtcaatgaaaattgaaaaatatctaaaacattTAGTTATCAACTTATTGAGTTACatcaattacaaaaataaaacacgAATAActaaagatagaaaaatatcacaaaataatCAATTGTCAAAATCAAGGACAAATTTTAAGTTCAGTCTAATTTTTGAACGAACTCGTTCAGATCTTATAAACAAGAAACTTGAGAGAGTTAGAAAAACTCACCATTGGAGATATGAAAATAACTCTAAAAAAGATACGATAAAGAGATCAATTTAGGCAAAAAAATCTTGAAtgataaaacttaaattttatgaGAATAAATCTAAGATTTGGAATGCAATTAAATTGATGAAAATACTTATGATAAAGACTTTAATAAGTTAGATTTCATGTACcaaattaatatgaaaacactaaataaattatcatgtaGTTAAGATTGAGAACAGAGTAAAAGAATAATGAAAAGGAAATATATTGaataacataaattataaagaattaaGATACATTACTCTCAACCTCCAATCTCCAACCTCCATGAATAAGGAAGTTATATTTACTTCTAGACTTCTATGAGTCAAGTCTAGAAGATAACATGCTAGGATGTATGCCTTAAACTGCTTTGATTTAAGTTAACTCATGTATGTTATGTGCTTGATATGATGCatgcttttatataattagctcacccttgcttgtttgtgtgcttgttgtatgtgttttcttttgcaatgatcatccacttggatgtgagcagaggaagATGAGGTTTCTTTGGAGGCAACATTggagagaaatgaagatgatgTTGCAGCTTAGACTCACTAGGAATTCTTAGTTCCCTTATGTCCTTTTGAAGAACCTTGTtatgttttaagtttcaaatcCTGGACATATTTTGGAATACTCTAGTGCttgaagttttaatttcttagtaAATTCTGGAAGACTGTATGTAATCCTATAATACTTTAAGTACATCTCTTAACTgctttctaatattataaattagggatgtctttgcatatatatatctgctatatatttgggatgtcacaataAAGACTTTAATAGATTAGATTTCATGTACCAAATTAATATGAAGAcactaaataaattatcatgtaGTTAAGATTGAGAAcagagtaaaaaaaataatgaaaaggaaatatattgaataacataaattataaagaattaaGATACATTACTCTCAACCTCCAATATCCAACCTCCATGAATAAGGAAGTTATATTTACTTCTATGAGTACTAAAAGAATAATAACGAAGAATAACTTTAGTCTCCAAAAATCAAGTTCCCACTCTCTTCCAAAAGggagttaattttttaactctaAAATCTTCTATTTAAAGATTTTCCTAATTAGATTAAACTTAtgtacttaaatttataattgaaataatcAATACTATTGATAAATAATTCTATTGATAACTTTGAATTATCTaattttgttgataattcttAGATTTTAAGATGTCTACTTCTCAGcataatataaatcaaatacttattttttccaaatttattaaataaaactttaattatcaaaataaataataataaaatatcaataaaaaataaaaataaacataataaaaatataataaagataattaTCATATCGTAAAATCATAGGTTAGCAGCGAGTGTGCTTTAAGTCGATCCTAAAGTTAACGTTTCAAAAAAGTGAAGAGATAGGTTACAGATTTCATAAACGGTTGGTTACAATTATGGGTTCTTGGTGTGGAAAGAAAGAATATTGAAGCCATCCTTGAATCTAagatttttcttgttttattttaccaTATGGTTTTTGATGTTATTTACAcaaaagagaatatatatatatatatatatatatatatatatatatatatatatatatatatatatatatatatatatatatatatatatatatatatatatatatatatatatatatatatatatatatatatatatatatatataaaagtaaatgaaaGTCATAATATCACTCCtaaatatatgtatatcaaataatatttataattatgtttataaataaattaaaaataaatctcttaattaaaaataaatctcttaattaaaaataaaataaataatcataataatattttaataaaagataatggATTAAGTTAGAGGCAGAGCTGCATACAGCTAAACGTAAAAGTTATGAATAATGaggaaaatgaattttattgatTATTCCATTCGATATGCAGCATGTTGAATGGAAATTTATTGGTTAGGTAAGGGAACCCCATTTTATTGTGTTGACTTTGACAGCAGTAGAGGAAGAAGAACATTGAATAACAGTgctaacaaacaaaataaagaaaaaagtaatggTGAAGGGGTTATTTAGAAGAAAGTGAGTATTTTGATTTTCTGTCTAATTAATAAGACTCAAGTTGGGAGTCATAGGTAGCACCAGACTTCCAGTTAGCAGGAatagggattttgatttttgattattAAATGCATGCTTTTAAACTATAAGAAAGTCAGTGGTTTGGTTTTGGGTCAAAACCGAAAGGTATGTATGTGGAAAAAATATATTGGAGGGCAGACCTTTAACATGCTGTATGTTATGCCCATACAttgttattttatgatttaataatgAGATGAATTAGTGTGGCTTGTATTAGATACTGATAGGTCCTCCCAACATATTcgacgtccgcccaaggtggAACGTCCGCCCCAGAATCTGGACCAAGTGTCCAACAAGCGGCCAATCATTTAGGAAgcggacgtccgcccaaggttgcCACGTCCGCCCAATAATCTGGACCGAGCGTCCAGACATTCAGAACCGGACGCCTACCCAAAGTAGAACGTCCGCCCGAGATTGGACGTCCGCTCAAGGTGGAACGTCCGCACAAGAATCCGGACCGAACGTCCACCGAGCGACCAATCATTTAGGAAGCGGACGTCCGCCAAAGGTTGGCACGTCCGCCCAATAATCTGGACCGAGCGTCCAGCCATTCCAGAGGCAGGCGTCCGCCCAAGGTGGCACGTCCGGACGCCCGCCCAACCGACCCTCACTTTGTTGATTACACGGTTAAATGCTAATGACACATTAAAGTAGAACGTCCGCCCGAGATTGGACGTCCGCTCAAGGTGGAACGTCCGCACAAGAATCCGGACCGAACGTCCACCGAGCGGCCAATCATTTAGGAAGCGGACGTCCGCCAAAGGTTGGCACGTCCGCCCAATAATCTGGACCGAGCGTCCAGCCATTCCAGAGGCAGGCGTCCGCCCAAGGTGGCACGTCCGGACGCCCGCCCAACCGACCCTCACTTTGTTGATTACACGGTTAAATGCTAATGACACATTAaagtccttaatgaagattaaggtattattgggccgtttccaggcccccaaaaggtaaaagcccattacaatcagtataaataaaggtctcaggtatgatttcaAGACGGATTGCTTAGAACGTaacacatgcatgcattatagaacgctctgtcatattactgacttgagcgtcggagtgcctttagcaggtacccggcccccGGCTTGGAAGCTTGGAGCTGCGTCTGGAGCAGGAGGGCGTCCGCCCGGCTAGGAGTATGGAGCTGCGTCTGGAGCAGGAGGGCGTCCGTCCGCCTTTGCCCGCCCGCCAGTTTAGCTTGCTTCGGTTCGTGGGATTCAGTAGTGTCCGCCCGGTCCATGCACCTTCGCCGTCCGTCTGCCCGTCTTCGACAAGTAAGCTTGTGTGTTTTAACAGGGTCCTCACCGACTCAgtcgaaacatttggcgcccaccgtggggccgagggATTTCAAATACCTAGTGGTGACCACGAGAGATGTGAGCATCTGGCCCCCATTCTCAGCCGTCCGACCTCAAGTATTGACATCCGCCGTCCGTCCATTTGGCCTTCAAGGTACGGATTCTAAATTTTACCAATTAGCCTTTCGGCCCAGGTACATAGCCAAatttggccgttcggcctcaactatCGGATACTAAGTCCCCATCATAttctcggccgttcggcctcaacacAATCCCGGTCACTCGACCTTAACTCCCAGACCGGCCTCAGACAAGGTTGGCGTCCGCCGTCCGGCCATTTGGCCTCCAAGGTACGTTATTCTACCACCCGGCCATTTCGGCCTTAGGTACtcagccaaatttggcatccagGATGTGGTCATCCGGCCGCAACTGTCGGCCGTGTCAACTCCACTCCCAGAGGTCGAGAATGAGTCTCGTCCATCATGGATCAAAGGGCGCTCGTACATCCGCCCTCAGCGAGCGTTCGCCTGTCAGGCTTCAATTAGCGCTCGTCAATTAGGCTTCAAAGAGCGCTCGCCCATTCGGCCTCATCGACCGACCGTTCGGGCCAGCATCCAATAACGCTCGTCCTTACGGCTAaaagagcgctcgtccaacGGACCTCAACGTACGCTCGTCCCGCAGGCCTCAACGAGCGCTCGACCGTCCGGCCTCATCAAGCGTTCGACCACACGAACCAAATGTTTGGACGTTCAGCCTCAGAATCAACCGTTCGCCATTCGGCCTTTCGATTCTACAAAAGCATGTCCGGCCTCGAACTTTCCGTCGTTCGTCCAAAATTACTCGGACGTTCGCCCAGAACCGTCCGGCCATTGGGCCCCCAGGTTTGTATTGGATTTCTACTATTCGGCCGTTTGGCCTTAGGTACGTGGCCAAATTTGGCATGCAACATGCGATCGTCCGGCCAGGAACCTTCGGTCGTTCGTCCAAAGTTACTAGGACATCCGTCCCCGACCGTCCGCCCAATCGCCATCCAGATACCGGGCCGTCAGGACTCTACCATCCGTCCTTTGTGGCGTCAAGGGTTCAGGCACCCAACGAACGATCACTCGGGAGTGCTTTCGGAACAATCCTTCTCATCCAAGTATCTTCAGTCGACCGGTTCACCTTACAAGGTATGAACACTTTCTTTAAACTGGAAATTCGATCATGTTTTCCTAGTAATGCAGGTTACCCGCAATAATTGCACGAGTGCATACTGCCCCATTAAGACCAAGTTGGCGACAAAGAGCGTTCCACCGAAAACGACTCTCAACTTGGTTGGGCTCCGAACGAAGAGGCGTCCGCCCCATTAAGACCAAGTTGGCGAAAAAGAGCGTTCCACCGAGAACGACTCTCAACTTGGTTGGGCTCCGAACGAAGAGGCGTCCGCCCCATTAAGACCAAGTTGGCGAAAAAGAGCGTTCCACCGAGAACGACTCTCAACTTGGTTGGGCTCCGAACGAAGAGGCGTCCGCCCCATTAAGACCAAGTTGGCGAAAAAGAGCGTTCCACCGAGAACGACTCTCAACTTGGTTGGGCTCCGAATGAAGAGGCGTCCGCCCCATTAAGACCAAGTtggaaaaagagtgttccaccGAGAACGACTCTCAACTTGGTTGGGCTCCGAACGAAGAGGCGTCCGCCACATAAAGACCAAATTGgcgaaaaagagtgttccaccGAGAACGACTCTCAACTTGGTTGGGCTCCGAACGCAGAACCGTCAGGTATCAACAGACTCGGCCATCAGGCCTCAACACTAGGTCGTCCGCCATCAACAGTGATCGttcaggtacttagccaaatctggcattatACTTTCAACCGTCCGGCAAGTTGGCCTCTAAGGCCGTCCGGCATCAACCGTGATCGttcaggtacttagccaaatctggcattatACTTTCAACCGTCCGGCAATTTGGCCTCTAAGGCCGTCCGGCATCAACCGTGATCGttcaggtacttagccaaatctggcattatACTTTCAACCGTCCGGCATCAACCGTGATCGttcaggtacttagccaaatctggcattcaacATTCAACCGTCCGGCAAGTTGGCCTTTAAGGCCGTCTGGCATCAACCGTGATCGttcaggtacttagccaaatctggcattcaacATTCAACCGTCCGGCAAGTTGGCCTCTAAGGCCGTCCGGCATCAACCGTGATCGttcaggtacttagccaaatctggcattcaacATTCAACCGTCCGGAACGTTGGCCTCTAAGGCCGTCCGGCATCAACCGTGATCGttcaggtacttagccaaatctggcattacACTTTCAACCGTCCGGCATC
This window of the Vigna angularis cultivar LongXiaoDou No.4 chromosome 7, ASM1680809v1, whole genome shotgun sequence genome carries:
- the LOC108338659 gene encoding rust resistance kinase Lr10, translated to MRNSLDMMSRERTLLVVLLLILIHHICATKDHQEHLCPPSSCGYITNITYPFRLQGHPENCGDERYELGCQNNVTVLYLNSAQFHVQAINYDNYTVRVVDPALQHHNCSSLPLRSLSRSNFSDTYTDSADLYIASLYLYLNGESLSFEHIVFLNCNHSVRENGKYVESGECVKWDSKGYAYAVGGDLKAEDLEVGCDVKLVAPTSFRTFNRHSYAAIHRALAYGFEISWIHLACQNHCHNEFCYFNSSSQNFHCFYMGDITALQLSPVLPGMLTGMAAYKILFGLPFLIVIFICKWRKRHSSMYENIENYLEQNHLTPIRYSYKEIKKMTGSFKEKLGEGGFGSVFKAKLRSGPSVAIKMLGKAKGNGQDFINEVATIGRIHHQNVVQLIGFCVSGSKRALVYEFMPNGSLDKFIFSGNENTDFSYEKIYKISIGVARGIAYLHHGCEMQILHFDIKPHNILLDENFIPKVSDFGLAKLYPIDNSLVTMTQARGTIGYMAPELFYNNIGGISNKADVYSFGMLLMEMASKRKNLNPNAEHSSQLYFPLWIYDHIREEEDIDIKDLSEEEKLIVKKMIIIALWCIQLKPKDRPSTNRVVKMLEEDIEDLEIPPKPTLYPNEMILEDQTTSSI